The proteins below come from a single Melospiza georgiana isolate bMelGeo1 chromosome 4, bMelGeo1.pri, whole genome shotgun sequence genomic window:
- the DYRK4 gene encoding dual specificity tyrosine-phosphorylation-regulated kinase 4 isoform X1, with protein sequence MLTEIVDKSSHVDAFSQSQLTVQERDHLSSNRVFHQRVSRGVLSLPHLEGQVKHGLAVDAANPPSFESSLPQIANKSLQSVLPSFQENGLQGNFPQFNLPDSLPESDTRVHTKPSELESTSIGVKLPMTASEALKNFRNQLTVYEQKEIFNYTELWFLGLEAKKIEGLPETQNNNCYDDEHGSYLKVLHDHIAYRYEVLEVIGKGSFGQVAKCLDHKTNELVALKIIRNKKRFHSQALVEVKILDALLKKDKDDTHNIIHMKEYFYFRNHFCISFELLGINLYELIKKNNFQGFSLSLIRHFTRCVLRCLQVLYQEKIIHCDLKPENILLYHNGQGSVKVIDFGSSCYEDQRVYTYVQSRFYRSPEVILGHPYAMAVDMWSLGCIIAELYTGYPLFPGENEADQLACIMEVLGLPPADFIQAASRRRTFFDSKGFPKSVTNSKGKKRCPDSKDLSTVLNTHDAGFLDFLKGCLMWEPSLRMTPDEAMKHAWIQEPKIFRKPQAPRKMSDGSFSVLESRRETIQNLWKNAADKVRSELADRLTPFTGTAESDVQNTRKHAIPEKYLENHMEKPIKYDQAEDSGERSLPKTSLFFPPIK encoded by the exons ATGCTGACAGAAATAGTTGACAAG TCTTCCCATGTGGATGCTTTTTCTCAGTCTCAGCTGACTGTTCAAGAGAGGGATCATCTGAGCTCTAACAGAGTCTTCCATCAG AGAGTCAGTCGTGGTGTCCTTTCCCTCCCACATCTGGAAGGTCAAGTCAAGCATGGTCTGGCTGTAGATGCTGCAAACCCTCCCTCCTTTGAGAGCAGCCTGCCTCAAATAGCAAATAAGAGCTTGCAGAGTGTCCTCCCTTCTTTTCAG GAAAATGGACTTCAAGGCAATTTTCCTCAATTTAACCTTCCAGACAGTCTTCCTGAGAGTGATACCAGAGTCCATACAAAACCATCCGAACTGGAGAGCACCAGCATCGGTGTCAAACTGCCTATGACAGCTTCAG AAGCCTTGAAAAATTTTAGAAACCAGTTAACAGTCTATgagcaaaaagaaattttcaatTATACAGAGCTTTGGTTTCTTGGCCTGGAAGCTAAAAAGATTGAAGGTTTGCCTGAAACCCAGAATAATAATTGTTATGATGATGAGCATGGTTCCTACTTAAAG GTTTTACATGACCACATTGCCTACCGCTACGAAGTCTTGGAGGTCATTGGGAAAGGGTCGTTTGGGCAGGTGGCCAAATGCCTGGATCACAAAACCAATGAGTTAGTGGCATTGAAAATAATAAGGAATAAGAAAAG ATTTCACAGCCAGGCTTTGGTAGAAGTGAAGATCCTTGATGCTCTGCTGAAGAAAGACAAAGATGATACTCACAATATCATCCACATGAAGGAGTACTTCTACTTTCGCAATCACTTCTGTATCTCCTTTGAACTGCTAGG AATAAATTTGTATGAGCTGATCAAAAAGAACAATTTCCAAGGCTTCAGCCTGTCGTTGATTCGCCACTTCACTCGGTGTGTGCTGAGGTGCTTGCAAGTGCTCTACCAGGAAAAAATCATTCACTGTGATCTGAAGCCT gagAACATACTATTATACCACAATGGGCAAGGTTCAGTCAAAGTTATTGATTTTGGATCAAGCTGCTATGAAGACCAAAGAG TGTACACCTATGTTCAGAGCCGCTTTTATCGCTCCCCTGAGGTGATTCTTGGTCATCCTTATGCTATGGCCGTTGATATGTGGAGCTTAGGCTGTATCATAGCAGAGCTTTACACAGGCTACCCGCTCTTCCCAGGGGAAAATGAAGCTGACCAACTTGCCTGCATCATGGAG GTATTGGGTCTTCCACCAGCTGATTTTATCCAGGCTGCATCAAGGAGGAGAACATTCTTTG attCCAAAGGTTTTCCTAAATCTGTAACTAACAGCAAGGGGAAAAAGAGATGCCCAGACTCCAAGGATCTAAGCACAGTGCTGAACACCCATGATGCTGGCTTCTTGGACTTCTTGAAAGGATGCTTAAT GTGGGAGCCCTCCCTGCGCATGACTCCCGATGAAGCCATGAAACACGCGTGGATCCAGGAGCCCAAAATCTTCCGGAAGCCACAGGCCCCAAGGAAGATGAGTGATGGCTCCTTCTCTGTGCTGGAAAGTAGAAGAGAGACTATTC AGAATCTCTGGAAAAATGCAGCTGACAAAGTGAGAAGTGAACTGGCTGACAGACTGACTCCTttcacaggcacagcagaaagTGATGTGCAGAACACAAGGAAGCATGCTATTCCAGAGAAATACTTGGAAAACCACATGGAAAAGCCTATTAAATATGATCAAGCAGAAGACAGTGGTGAAAGATCTCTTCCAaaaacatctctttttttcccaccaaTTAAGTAA
- the DYRK4 gene encoding dual specificity tyrosine-phosphorylation-regulated kinase 4 isoform X2 gives MLTEIVDKSSHVDAFSQSQLTVQERDHLSSNRVFHQRVSRGVLSLPHLEGQVKHGLAVDAANPPSFESSLPQIANKSLQSVLPSFQENGLQGNFPQFNLPDSLPESDTRVHTKPSELESTSIGVKLPMTASELWFLGLEAKKIEGLPETQNNNCYDDEHGSYLKVLHDHIAYRYEVLEVIGKGSFGQVAKCLDHKTNELVALKIIRNKKRFHSQALVEVKILDALLKKDKDDTHNIIHMKEYFYFRNHFCISFELLGINLYELIKKNNFQGFSLSLIRHFTRCVLRCLQVLYQEKIIHCDLKPENILLYHNGQGSVKVIDFGSSCYEDQRVYTYVQSRFYRSPEVILGHPYAMAVDMWSLGCIIAELYTGYPLFPGENEADQLACIMEVLGLPPADFIQAASRRRTFFDSKGFPKSVTNSKGKKRCPDSKDLSTVLNTHDAGFLDFLKGCLMWEPSLRMTPDEAMKHAWIQEPKIFRKPQAPRKMSDGSFSVLESRRETIQNLWKNAADKVRSELADRLTPFTGTAESDVQNTRKHAIPEKYLENHMEKPIKYDQAEDSGERSLPKTSLFFPPIK, from the exons ATGCTGACAGAAATAGTTGACAAG TCTTCCCATGTGGATGCTTTTTCTCAGTCTCAGCTGACTGTTCAAGAGAGGGATCATCTGAGCTCTAACAGAGTCTTCCATCAG AGAGTCAGTCGTGGTGTCCTTTCCCTCCCACATCTGGAAGGTCAAGTCAAGCATGGTCTGGCTGTAGATGCTGCAAACCCTCCCTCCTTTGAGAGCAGCCTGCCTCAAATAGCAAATAAGAGCTTGCAGAGTGTCCTCCCTTCTTTTCAG GAAAATGGACTTCAAGGCAATTTTCCTCAATTTAACCTTCCAGACAGTCTTCCTGAGAGTGATACCAGAGTCCATACAAAACCATCCGAACTGGAGAGCACCAGCATCGGTGTCAAACTGCCTATGACAGCTTCAG AGCTTTGGTTTCTTGGCCTGGAAGCTAAAAAGATTGAAGGTTTGCCTGAAACCCAGAATAATAATTGTTATGATGATGAGCATGGTTCCTACTTAAAG GTTTTACATGACCACATTGCCTACCGCTACGAAGTCTTGGAGGTCATTGGGAAAGGGTCGTTTGGGCAGGTGGCCAAATGCCTGGATCACAAAACCAATGAGTTAGTGGCATTGAAAATAATAAGGAATAAGAAAAG ATTTCACAGCCAGGCTTTGGTAGAAGTGAAGATCCTTGATGCTCTGCTGAAGAAAGACAAAGATGATACTCACAATATCATCCACATGAAGGAGTACTTCTACTTTCGCAATCACTTCTGTATCTCCTTTGAACTGCTAGG AATAAATTTGTATGAGCTGATCAAAAAGAACAATTTCCAAGGCTTCAGCCTGTCGTTGATTCGCCACTTCACTCGGTGTGTGCTGAGGTGCTTGCAAGTGCTCTACCAGGAAAAAATCATTCACTGTGATCTGAAGCCT gagAACATACTATTATACCACAATGGGCAAGGTTCAGTCAAAGTTATTGATTTTGGATCAAGCTGCTATGAAGACCAAAGAG TGTACACCTATGTTCAGAGCCGCTTTTATCGCTCCCCTGAGGTGATTCTTGGTCATCCTTATGCTATGGCCGTTGATATGTGGAGCTTAGGCTGTATCATAGCAGAGCTTTACACAGGCTACCCGCTCTTCCCAGGGGAAAATGAAGCTGACCAACTTGCCTGCATCATGGAG GTATTGGGTCTTCCACCAGCTGATTTTATCCAGGCTGCATCAAGGAGGAGAACATTCTTTG attCCAAAGGTTTTCCTAAATCTGTAACTAACAGCAAGGGGAAAAAGAGATGCCCAGACTCCAAGGATCTAAGCACAGTGCTGAACACCCATGATGCTGGCTTCTTGGACTTCTTGAAAGGATGCTTAAT GTGGGAGCCCTCCCTGCGCATGACTCCCGATGAAGCCATGAAACACGCGTGGATCCAGGAGCCCAAAATCTTCCGGAAGCCACAGGCCCCAAGGAAGATGAGTGATGGCTCCTTCTCTGTGCTGGAAAGTAGAAGAGAGACTATTC AGAATCTCTGGAAAAATGCAGCTGACAAAGTGAGAAGTGAACTGGCTGACAGACTGACTCCTttcacaggcacagcagaaagTGATGTGCAGAACACAAGGAAGCATGCTATTCCAGAGAAATACTTGGAAAACCACATGGAAAAGCCTATTAAATATGATCAAGCAGAAGACAGTGGTGAAAGATCTCTTCCAaaaacatctctttttttcccaccaaTTAAGTAA
- the RAD51AP1 gene encoding RAD51-associated protein 1 codes for MARPARRNKKVVDYSQFGDLEDDDEDFAPSSKKSRTQLKESKKEKKEKSKKPKEVTPSQTQTLSKRLSLDEKLYKRDLEVALALSVKEKSSYPQEVQNSEEQGKNIETENTQRRPPFSNCSVDSELLGLNQVMDEDAPEGDGRQRTAATKVPAHHKSLVVDSDDRAHDPDDSDPESVPTSPILSPSWIMEHNSEPRQKVMSSPLEAAGRPLHASSPVTDKKPKWTPPAPSGSSNASVKCVPVKSPTHCLRLGLSRLARVKPLHPNATSS; via the exons gAACAAGAAAGTTGTTGATTATTCTCAGTTTGGGGATTTGGAAGATGATG ATGAAGACTTTGCACCTTCAAGCAAAAAGTCCAGAACACAGCTCAAGGAAtcaaagaaggagaaaaaagagaagtcaAAAAAGCCCAAAGAAGTGACTCCATCACAGACACAGACACTTAGTAAGAG GTTATCCTTGGATGAGAAACTTTATAAAAGAGATTTGGAAGTTGCCTTAGCCTTATCTGtcaaagaaaaatcttcatATCCCCAAGAAGTGCAAAATTCAGAAGAGCAAG gtaaaaatattgaaacagaaaatacacagaGGAGACCCCCTTTTTCCAATTGCAGTGTAGACAGTGAACTTTTAG GTCTCAATCAGGTTATGGATGAGGATGCACCTGAGGGTGATGGGAGGCAAAGGACAGCAGCAACCAAAGTTCCAGCACATCACAAGTCACTGGTGGTTGACAGTGATGACAGAGCCCATGATCCTGATGATTCTGACCCAGAGTCTGTACCCA CATCACCTATACTTTCTCCTTCCTGGATAATGGAGCACAACTCTGAGCCAAGGCAGAAGGTGATGTCCAGTCCCTTGGAAGCAGCTGGGAGGCCTCTACATGCATCAAGTCCTGTCACAGACAAAAAGCCTAAATGGACACCACCAG ctccctcaggaagCAGTAATGCCTCTGTGAAATGTGTTCCTGTTAAGTCACCTACTCACTGCCTAAGACTTGGCCTCTCCAGACTGGCAAGAGTCAAACCTCTCCATCCCAATGCTACCAGCAGTTAA